In Nocardia sp. NBC_00403, one DNA window encodes the following:
- a CDS encoding nitrate/nitrite transporter, with the protein MLSTLTRNHNIERWDAEDVAAWEAGGKDVAKRNLIWSVFAEHVGFSVWSIWSVMVLFMPTDKFGIDPAGKFFLVAVPTLVGAILRIPYTVATARFGGRNWTIFSAVLLLIPTLLTLYFINQPGTSYTTFLVVAGFAGFGGGNFASSMTNINAFYPQRLKGWALGLNAGGGNIGVPVIQLLGLLVIATLGNGYASLICAAYLVLVALAGVGAALYMDNLKNQKADLSYMITALRVPQSWAIAFLYIGTFGSFIGYSFAFGQVLQISFKAGGDTAAQAALHAAQIAFIGPLLGSLARPYGGKWADKIGGSKVTMYVFGAMMVAAVIVAAVSTVGDRNGGVPSGAVMITLIGGFIALFVLSGIGNGSVTKIIPSVFDAKSKSLDVSQASQAAWSQNTSGALIGFVGAIGALGGVAINLVLRSSYASTASATTAFWVFMAFYVACAALTWVVFLRRPSMRSTFAAASLDSDVVVEAEALVLEAEAVDSTGTNSTSASPSARA; encoded by the coding sequence TTGTTGAGCACGCTGACGCGTAACCACAACATCGAGCGCTGGGATGCCGAAGATGTCGCGGCCTGGGAGGCAGGCGGCAAAGACGTTGCCAAACGAAACCTGATCTGGTCGGTCTTCGCCGAGCACGTCGGTTTCTCGGTCTGGTCGATCTGGTCGGTCATGGTGCTGTTCATGCCCACCGACAAATTCGGCATCGATCCGGCGGGCAAATTCTTTCTCGTCGCTGTGCCAACCCTCGTCGGCGCGATCCTGCGGATTCCCTACACCGTTGCGACGGCACGGTTCGGCGGCCGCAACTGGACGATCTTCAGCGCTGTGTTGCTGCTCATTCCGACGCTGCTCACGCTGTATTTCATCAACCAGCCCGGCACTTCGTACACGACCTTCCTCGTCGTCGCGGGCTTTGCCGGTTTCGGTGGCGGCAATTTCGCCTCCTCGATGACCAATATCAATGCCTTTTATCCGCAGCGGCTCAAGGGCTGGGCGCTCGGCCTGAACGCGGGCGGCGGAAATATCGGTGTTCCGGTCATCCAGCTGCTCGGCCTGCTGGTCATTGCCACCCTCGGCAACGGCTACGCCTCGCTGATCTGCGCTGCCTACCTGGTGCTGGTCGCGCTGGCCGGTGTCGGCGCCGCGCTGTACATGGACAATCTGAAGAACCAGAAGGCCGACCTGTCGTACATGATCACGGCGCTGCGGGTGCCGCAGTCGTGGGCGATCGCGTTCCTCTACATCGGTACCTTCGGTTCCTTCATCGGCTACAGCTTCGCCTTCGGTCAGGTGCTGCAGATCAGCTTCAAGGCCGGTGGCGATACCGCGGCGCAGGCGGCGCTGCATGCCGCGCAGATCGCGTTCATCGGACCGTTGCTCGGGTCGCTGGCGCGTCCCTACGGCGGCAAATGGGCCGACAAGATCGGCGGCAGCAAGGTCACCATGTACGTCTTCGGGGCGATGATGGTCGCGGCCGTCATCGTCGCGGCGGTCAGCACCGTCGGTGATCGCAACGGCGGTGTGCCGAGCGGTGCGGTGATGATCACGTTGATCGGCGGGTTCATCGCGCTGTTCGTGCTCTCCGGCATCGGCAACGGATCGGTCACCAAGATCATCCCGTCGGTTTTCGACGCCAAGTCCAAGAGCCTGGACGTGAGCCAGGCCTCCCAGGCCGCGTGGTCGCAGAACACCTCCGGCGCCCTCATCGGTTTCGTCGGCGCCATCGGCGCGCTCGGCGGGGTCGCCATCAACCTGGTGCTGCGGTCTTCCTACGCCTCGACCGCGTCGGCTACCACCGCGTTCTGGGTCTTCATGGCCTTCTATGTGGCGTGCGCCGCGCTGACCTGGGTGGTCTTCCTGCGTCGCCCGAGCATGCGGTCGACGTTTGCCGCCGCGAGCCTCGATTCCGACGTCGTCGTCGAGGCGGAGGCACTCGTCCTCGAGGCCGAGGCCGTCGACTCGACCGGCACCAACTCCACGTCCGCCAGCCCGTCGGCCCGAGCCTGA
- a CDS encoding MFS transporter: MTATLEQTTTRLAADQVEHRRRALTEGRLLVLAAIVVSALTLRVAVTAFSPLAERIGADIGYSTAVIGVFGMIPTAMFAVSGLLTPIFVRRLGLERTAMVAMLMAGLGMLIRATIGSTAAMFVFSALALGGMGIGNVVIPPLVKRYFPDRLAMVSSLYITMVQLGTVVPALIAVPVAEAHGWRISLGLWAVLGFAAALPWIGVMRDRRGRDVLDSTGLPARQEPKGKAWRSPVAWGMAGMFGMTSLTTYSIFTWLPKILGEAGASAAFGGAMVGLFALVGLVSAFTAPTIVARFGNPFPFVVGCALFFFIAFAGLLIAPMGAPVLWVVLLGLGPSTFPMALTLINLRTRTPQGSASLSGFTQGVGYAVACVGPLLFGMLHTATGGWLAPFAMLSVAVLVLLIGAWQACKPRMLEDTWNQ, translated from the coding sequence GTGACCGCAACCCTCGAGCAGACGACAACTCGCCTGGCAGCCGACCAGGTCGAGCACCGCCGACGTGCACTGACCGAGGGCCGCCTACTGGTCCTCGCCGCCATTGTCGTGTCCGCGCTCACCCTCCGCGTTGCCGTCACCGCATTCAGTCCGCTGGCCGAGCGAATCGGCGCCGACATCGGCTATTCGACCGCCGTGATCGGTGTCTTCGGCATGATCCCGACCGCGATGTTCGCGGTGTCCGGTCTGCTGACGCCGATCTTCGTGCGCAGGCTCGGGCTGGAACGCACCGCCATGGTCGCCATGCTGATGGCCGGGCTCGGCATGTTGATCAGGGCTACCATCGGCAGCACCGCGGCCATGTTCGTCTTCTCCGCCCTCGCCCTCGGTGGCATGGGTATCGGCAATGTGGTGATCCCGCCGTTGGTGAAGCGGTACTTCCCGGATCGGCTCGCGATGGTGAGCTCGCTCTACATCACCATGGTGCAGCTCGGCACCGTCGTGCCCGCACTTATTGCCGTCCCCGTCGCCGAGGCGCACGGCTGGCGGATCTCGCTCGGCCTGTGGGCAGTGCTCGGATTCGCCGCGGCGCTGCCGTGGATCGGCGTAATGCGCGATCGCCGCGGCCGTGACGTCCTCGACTCGACCGGCTTGCCCGCCAGGCAGGAGCCCAAGGGCAAGGCGTGGCGTTCGCCGGTGGCCTGGGGCATGGCGGGCATGTTCGGCATGACCTCGCTGACCACGTACTCGATCTTCACCTGGTTGCCCAAGATCCTCGGCGAGGCGGGCGCGAGCGCCGCGTTCGGCGGCGCAATGGTCGGGCTCTTCGCGCTGGTCGGGCTGGTTTCCGCGTTCACAGCGCCGACTATCGTTGCGCGCTTCGGCAATCCCTTCCCCTTTGTGGTCGGCTGCGCGCTGTTCTTCTTCATCGCCTTCGCCGGACTGCTGATCGCACCGATGGGCGCACCGGTGCTGTGGGTGGTGCTGCTCGGCCTCGGCCCGAGCACTTTCCCGATGGCGCTCACGCTGATCAACCTGCGCACCAGAACCCCGCAGGGCTCGGCCTCGCTGTCGGGCTTCACCCAGGGTGTCGGCTACGCCGTGGCCTGTGTCGGGCCGCTGCTGTTCGGCATGCTGCACACCGCAACCGGCGGTTGGCTCGCGCCGTTCGCAATGCTCAGCGTCGCGGTGCTGGTGCTGCTCATCGGCGCGTGGCAGGCCTGCAAGCCGCGGATGCTCGAAGACACCTGGAATCAATAG
- a CDS encoding FadR/GntR family transcriptional regulator, which yields MQPVRRTSLIAQVTEQLRAEIRSGRWPIGSRIPTEPELTELTGTGRNTVREAVQALVHAGMLERRQGSGTYVIAASEVGGTLAKYFADAEERDVLELRQALDSTAAALAARRRDDSDIANLRRLLEERNQERWNAENVAAIEADVELHRAIVVASHNAVYLEFYDSLLPTIEQVIRARTRKSDDAFDAEHNELVQAVIDGDPDRAAQAATCFLATLIAEYPARDEPVR from the coding sequence GTGCAACCAGTCCGGCGCACCAGCCTCATAGCCCAGGTCACCGAACAGCTGCGTGCCGAAATCCGTTCCGGCCGTTGGCCTATCGGCTCTCGCATCCCTACCGAACCAGAGCTCACCGAGCTAACGGGCACCGGTAGAAACACCGTGCGCGAGGCGGTGCAGGCGCTCGTCCACGCAGGCATGCTGGAGCGCCGACAAGGCTCCGGCACCTATGTGATCGCCGCCTCGGAGGTAGGCGGCACGCTCGCGAAGTACTTCGCCGACGCGGAGGAGCGCGACGTCCTGGAACTACGCCAGGCCCTCGACTCCACCGCCGCCGCGCTCGCCGCGCGCCGCCGCGACGACTCCGACATCGCGAATTTGCGACGCCTGCTGGAGGAACGCAACCAGGAGCGTTGGAACGCGGAGAACGTGGCGGCCATCGAAGCCGACGTCGAACTGCATCGCGCGATCGTGGTCGCCAGCCACAATGCGGTATACCTCGAGTTCTACGACTCGCTGTTGCCGACCATCGAACAGGTGATCCGCGCGCGGACCAGGAAATCCGACGACGCGTTCGACGCGGAGCACAACGAGTTGGTACAGGCCGTGATCGATGGCGACCCCGATCGGGCCGCTCAGGCGGCGACCTGTTTCCTCGCCACACTCATCGCCGAATACCCCGCACGTGACGAACCTGTGCGATAG
- a CDS encoding nitrate/nitrite transporter: MTATVAATGQQSDTTTFEHQKRGRWLDTWEPDNAKFWESGGKLTARKNLIFSVFAENLGFSVWVIWGTVVTSMGLAGFDFLAGLGKGNPTAVSNALLLTSTPTLVGAALRIPYTFAIPKFGGRAFTAFSAAMLLIPTLGLAYFINHPGTPMWVFMILAALAGVGGGNFSSSMANINFFFPEGKKGAALGINAAGGNLGVAQTQLVLPLLITLGTHIMAKDAAGYRFGITLSVLVWVPFILIAAFGALRYMDSISTAKSDGKSYKLALTNRHTWVMSFLYIGTFGSFIGFSFAFPTLIKANFPDLAKIGWITTLGNLAFLGALVGSFSRPFGGWVSDKAGGAKITVYVFGGMSVACALILAALELKSFPLYLISFLLLFVLTGIGNGSTYRMIPSIFSAEAKKYASEHGLDATDAVASARRQAGAAIGVIGAVGAAGGYLLQQALRLSNINFHSMTPAFWTYAAAFLVMATVTWFFYLRSSLGVQRISSLAYANV, translated from the coding sequence ATGACCGCCACAGTAGCTGCCACCGGCCAGCAGTCGGACACAACAACTTTCGAGCACCAGAAGCGTGGTCGCTGGCTGGATACCTGGGAGCCGGACAACGCAAAATTCTGGGAATCGGGCGGCAAACTCACCGCCCGTAAGAACCTGATCTTCTCCGTGTTCGCCGAGAATCTCGGCTTCAGCGTCTGGGTCATCTGGGGCACCGTGGTGACCAGCATGGGCCTGGCGGGCTTCGACTTCCTGGCCGGCCTCGGCAAGGGCAACCCGACCGCGGTGAGCAATGCCCTGCTGCTGACCTCCACCCCGACCCTGGTCGGCGCGGCGCTGCGCATTCCCTACACCTTCGCCATCCCCAAGTTCGGCGGGCGAGCCTTCACCGCCTTCAGTGCGGCGATGCTGTTGATCCCGACCTTGGGCCTGGCCTATTTTATCAATCACCCCGGCACACCGATGTGGGTGTTCATGATCCTGGCCGCGCTCGCCGGTGTCGGCGGCGGCAACTTCTCGTCCTCGATGGCCAACATCAACTTCTTCTTCCCCGAAGGCAAGAAGGGTGCAGCCCTCGGCATCAATGCCGCGGGCGGCAACCTCGGCGTCGCCCAAACCCAGTTGGTGCTGCCACTGCTGATCACGCTCGGCACGCACATCATGGCCAAGGACGCAGCGGGCTACCGGTTCGGCATTACCCTCTCGGTCCTGGTGTGGGTGCCGTTCATCCTGATCGCGGCCTTCGGTGCGCTCCGGTACATGGACAGCATCAGCACCGCCAAATCCGATGGCAAGTCCTACAAGCTGGCGCTGACCAACCGGCACACCTGGGTGATGTCGTTTCTCTACATCGGTACATTCGGCTCGTTCATCGGGTTCTCCTTCGCCTTCCCGACCCTGATCAAGGCCAACTTCCCCGACCTCGCCAAGATCGGCTGGATCACCACGCTCGGCAACCTCGCGTTCCTCGGCGCACTGGTCGGCTCCTTCAGCCGCCCGTTCGGCGGCTGGGTGTCCGACAAAGCCGGCGGCGCCAAGATCACCGTGTACGTCTTCGGTGGCATGTCGGTGGCGTGCGCGCTCATCCTGGCCGCGCTGGAGCTGAAAAGCTTCCCGCTGTACTTGATTTCGTTCCTGCTGCTGTTCGTTCTCACCGGCATCGGCAACGGCTCGACCTACCGGATGATCCCGTCCATCTTCAGCGCCGAGGCCAAGAAGTACGCCTCGGAACACGGCCTGGATGCCACCGACGCCGTCGCATCGGCACGGCGGCAGGCAGGCGCCGCCATCGGTGTCATCGGCGCGGTCGGCGCGGCGGGCGGATACCTGCTGCAGCAGGCACTTCGCTTGTCCAACATCAACTTCCACAGCATGACCCCCGCGTTCTGGACCTACGCGGCCGCGTTCCTCGTGATGGCAACCGTCACCTGGTTCTTCTACCTGCGCTCCTCGCTCGGCGTCCAGCGGATCTCCTCGCTGGCCTACGCCAACGTGTAA
- a CDS encoding GNAT family N-acetyltransferase, translated as MDISKKSQTPLYRTATREDLADIAALEKEQLGDLACSYVILRQLFDLHGSHWVVAEIGGHVCGYAIVGINAAQLAWVLGLAVAEAHQRRGLGTALLERAVSGCRAARVERIFITVRPTNQGAASLYKNAGFQWVGHDRRYFGDDEPRDVLMHLIQRSPLGPPIAGPNDKRWLKPSPEPTNSRIPLLWWK; from the coding sequence TTGGATATCAGCAAGAAGTCGCAGACACCGTTGTATCGGACTGCGACGCGGGAGGACCTTGCCGACATCGCCGCGTTGGAGAAGGAACAGCTCGGGGACCTGGCTTGCTCCTATGTGATCCTGCGTCAATTGTTCGATCTGCACGGATCGCACTGGGTGGTGGCCGAAATCGGTGGGCACGTCTGCGGATACGCGATCGTCGGCATCAACGCGGCGCAGCTGGCGTGGGTGCTCGGGCTGGCCGTGGCCGAGGCCCACCAGCGTCGTGGACTCGGCACCGCGCTGCTCGAGCGGGCCGTCTCGGGTTGCCGCGCCGCCCGGGTCGAGCGGATCTTCATCACCGTGCGACCGACCAATCAGGGCGCCGCCTCGTTGTACAAGAACGCGGGATTCCAGTGGGTCGGACACGATCGGCGGTATTTCGGCGACGACGAGCCGCGCGACGTGCTGATGCACCTGATCCAACGCAGTCCCCTCGGCCCACCGATCGCCGGGCCGAACGACAAGCGATGGCTCAAGCCGTCGCCGGAGCCAACCAATAGCCGAATTCCATTGCTATGGTGGAAATAA
- a CDS encoding SCO2521 family protein, which yields MADAMVLPERTLIVLGEVRTCLVPASGALSRVEVRNLLALKPGRPVRSWERPIPMAISPTMLVGVDCLLATGTGARAEARGTVATDAVVVGGRVLQSSVRTAVVRAARPQREKWEHYLRRGGVTEVINKIRSDIGIDLVHGFLHRPMGPDTLDLGSISERLLARVRLDRGLDQRSPLLTGSTRLQWTARLGAVEVPHVEFRLEDDEVRTVQITVRDIEDLAVAQQFCADLAMHDWLLTAVVNAVEEADRYDTASPDSARVLAAVLEHLAHLWMPGAHTPPPFLGLWQQLELRPGFTRDWDSRVGQLRNRLSVATLAALREAKVSTTNW from the coding sequence ATGGCCGATGCGATGGTCCTTCCGGAGCGCACGCTCATCGTCCTCGGAGAAGTCCGCACCTGCTTGGTGCCGGCCTCGGGGGCATTGAGCCGTGTCGAGGTTCGTAATCTGCTGGCGTTGAAGCCAGGTCGTCCGGTGCGGTCGTGGGAGCGGCCCATTCCGATGGCGATCTCGCCCACCATGCTGGTCGGCGTGGATTGTCTGCTGGCGACAGGCACCGGCGCCAGGGCGGAGGCCAGGGGTACGGTGGCCACCGATGCCGTGGTGGTCGGCGGTCGGGTGCTGCAGAGTTCGGTGCGCACGGCAGTCGTGCGTGCCGCCAGGCCGCAGCGCGAGAAGTGGGAGCACTATCTGCGCAGGGGCGGGGTGACCGAGGTGATCAACAAGATCAGAAGCGACATCGGGATAGACCTCGTGCACGGTTTCCTGCACCGGCCGATGGGGCCGGACACCCTGGACCTCGGTTCGATCAGCGAGCGGCTGCTGGCCAGGGTGCGGCTGGATCGCGGACTGGATCAGCGGTCGCCGCTGCTGACCGGTTCGACTCGGTTGCAGTGGACTGCCCGGCTCGGTGCCGTGGAGGTTCCGCACGTCGAGTTCAGGCTGGAGGACGACGAGGTCCGCACCGTGCAGATCACCGTGCGGGATATCGAGGATCTGGCTGTGGCCCAACAGTTCTGCGCCGACCTCGCGATGCACGACTGGCTGCTGACCGCGGTCGTCAACGCGGTCGAGGAGGCGGATCGGTACGACACGGCGAGCCCGGATTCCGCGCGCGTCCTCGCCGCGGTTCTCGAACACCTCGCGCATCTGTGGATGCCAGGTGCGCACACTCCGCCGCCGTTCCTCGGACTGTGGCAGCAGTTGGAGCTCAGGCCGGGGTTCACTCGTGATTGGGACAGTCGGGTAGGTCAGTTGCGTAACCGTCTTTCGGTGGCGACGCTGGCCGCACTGCGTGAAGCCAAGGTGTCCACGACGAATTGGTAG
- a CDS encoding SCO2522 family protein encodes METAAGYSEATASATITSAPLSHLSIEVGHFYMNDLTNGEDRIRAQFKEVKRRLDSNIGYAKDEFGPKAKVSTCFLIDDYFGPDTDPGQIIGKLLKAADECGMTIDYLAREEGCFESPVYVDGVATGAHIPLAEMVASWIVPEPILRTTGRRPPTDVSGWLCNGRRSSDYDTVQAMRSGEYRPAEEYGRREHSIFLDTQLWAVPTKKSRVRADADRVWACPFLASVWQLMRLDLLRYQGAPVAQPQLWPVSDDSGEFTWPKAWRDMPAVVQLNPDAHPFAAYRAVSILPRTYVSIEHAVEVILGHLEIDDEVIDLAVRSGVKDGVTVPRPVSHRLEHLFVPETWAGRATIA; translated from the coding sequence GTGGAGACCGCTGCGGGCTACAGCGAGGCGACGGCAAGCGCGACGATCACGTCGGCGCCGCTTTCGCATCTGTCTATCGAGGTCGGGCATTTCTATATGAACGACCTCACCAATGGCGAGGATCGGATCAGGGCGCAGTTCAAAGAGGTCAAAAGGCGCCTCGACTCGAATATCGGTTATGCGAAGGACGAATTCGGTCCGAAGGCCAAGGTGAGTACGTGCTTTCTGATCGATGACTACTTCGGCCCGGACACCGACCCGGGACAGATCATCGGAAAGCTGCTCAAAGCCGCCGATGAATGTGGTATGACGATCGACTATCTGGCCCGTGAGGAAGGTTGCTTCGAGTCCCCGGTGTACGTGGACGGCGTCGCGACCGGTGCGCACATTCCGCTTGCCGAGATGGTCGCCTCCTGGATCGTGCCGGAGCCGATTCTGCGGACGACAGGGCGCAGGCCGCCTACCGACGTGTCGGGCTGGCTGTGTAACGGTCGCCGATCCTCCGACTACGACACGGTGCAGGCGATGCGCAGCGGTGAATACCGGCCCGCCGAGGAGTACGGTCGCCGTGAGCATTCGATCTTTCTCGACACCCAGCTGTGGGCGGTGCCGACCAAGAAGTCGCGGGTTCGCGCGGACGCGGACCGGGTGTGGGCCTGCCCCTTCCTGGCGTCGGTGTGGCAGTTGATGCGCTTGGATCTCCTGCGATACCAAGGCGCCCCGGTGGCGCAACCACAACTGTGGCCCGTTTCCGACGACTCCGGCGAATTCACCTGGCCGAAGGCGTGGCGTGATATGCCCGCCGTCGTGCAATTGAATCCCGACGCGCACCCGTTCGCCGCCTATCGGGCGGTGTCGATTCTGCCGCGCACCTACGTCAGCATCGAGCACGCGGTCGAGGTCATCCTCGGACACCTCGAGATCGACGACGAGGTGATCGACCTCGCTGTGCGCAGCGGTGTCAAAGACGGTGTCACGGTGCCGCGCCCGGTCAGCCATCGACTCGAGCACCTGTTCGTCCCAGAAACCTGGGCCGGCCGGGCGACGATCGCCTGA
- a CDS encoding SCO2523 family variant P-loop protein: protein MLVFSTSDKGGTGRSVTSCNIAFRLCMSGKNVAYLDFDFGSPTAGALFEIGAVERGISDGTGLHSYLLNEKETTTRIDVRAKSDRVELCRMPMRSGKLVLFPGDEGGAEFPTTGTAMVEQCVKLLSKVMGEFHVVIVDLSAGRSAAAQLVLEATAHPQLAEETIRWLIFHRWTRQHIMAASALVHGPSGLLESGVGYGHDEKKLRESIRFIRTAVPNPFTQPGNDESAQARWLLKQNAALKKLASTKKLGQSTLLGETPMEPMLQWREQVILDADVDAKIANVETTTAFGELARQLTDDAVWETF, encoded by the coding sequence ATGCTCGTGTTCTCGACCTCCGACAAAGGTGGCACCGGCCGTTCGGTGACCAGCTGCAACATCGCTTTTCGGCTGTGTATGAGCGGCAAGAACGTCGCGTATCTGGATTTCGATTTCGGCTCGCCGACCGCGGGAGCGCTGTTCGAGATCGGAGCCGTGGAACGTGGCATTTCCGACGGCACCGGGCTGCACTCCTATCTGCTGAACGAGAAAGAGACGACGACCAGAATCGATGTGCGCGCCAAATCCGATCGTGTCGAACTGTGTCGCATGCCGATGCGTTCCGGAAAGCTCGTATTATTCCCAGGCGATGAGGGCGGCGCGGAATTCCCGACCACCGGAACCGCCATGGTCGAGCAATGCGTGAAGTTGCTTTCGAAGGTGATGGGTGAATTCCATGTCGTCATCGTGGATCTCAGCGCGGGGCGTTCGGCGGCGGCACAGCTCGTGCTCGAGGCGACAGCACATCCGCAGCTCGCCGAAGAGACCATCCGCTGGTTGATTTTCCACCGCTGGACGCGACAGCACATCATGGCGGCCAGCGCGCTGGTGCACGGTCCGAGTGGCCTGCTGGAGTCCGGCGTCGGGTACGGGCACGACGAGAAGAAGCTGCGCGAGTCGATTCGGTTCATTCGAACGGCGGTCCCCAACCCGTTCACGCAACCGGGCAACGACGAATCCGCGCAGGCCCGATGGCTGCTGAAACAGAATGCGGCGCTCAAAAAGCTGGCGTCCACCAAGAAACTGGGCCAGAGCACGCTGCTCGGGGAAACACCGATGGAGCCGATGCTGCAGTGGCGCGAACAAGTGATCCTCGACGCCGATGTCGACGCGAAGATCGCCAATGTCGAGACCACCACTGCTTTCGGTGAACTTGCCCGTCAGCTCACCGATGACGCTGTGTGGGAAACGTTCTGA
- a CDS encoding SCO2524 family protein: MRIQPRAQILNVWKTLIATCYKDGEWQWGGRDGTNSISDAEQLLCLLYPATEINVLALDRPDDMAEDVKDTLEAMGGATRIGEVIVRVLEEYIEKHTDPEGEPEFAAGSYLRANGGLEPTSAQREIEVVDSYSMSLTLSIAALGFLRVFRGFVQGQTYDEAKELGERIHVLSAKISIRLTSAMVGLLRSFVVNTVSTKSEPGETIVRMLNQTGQPPKVMAENIIRGLEPVRTQLRGIKLATVPGAELGAEDMLFECGWTWGIAKKADSIDFVQAKIADQPGTADPRPYLYFSVVALDGINDLTSQRTRQLDLLDETQRRLAEALQTRWHLTQLYWSTVARFGAGRWPLEDIPWRTSDGQESDYYSLVVSAVLIQDLVNRTANDEDLTRAVEIFDELARRGRITRRVTKDDPSVAVHVPGVRMSLVGTEDIGEGPRLSWIVSDFAPVLLKRILQAARLSGNVTARDRLMELAKSVMEHLDSRVIQEGPAAGLWDDSARAFGLTDTSPSQPSWYLTERVIEGLVTADRTYRSLPLRPVTLVDDAVALLNEAEHLLNRELLEVNAADFTANRRALARIERHLDRARRLIDERPGTAVVLTMRALDQLDELAYADQDAMRSN; encoded by the coding sequence GTGAGAATTCAGCCTCGGGCACAGATTTTGAATGTTTGGAAGACCTTGATCGCCACCTGCTATAAGGACGGCGAGTGGCAGTGGGGCGGTCGGGACGGCACCAACTCGATCAGTGATGCCGAGCAGTTGCTGTGCCTGCTGTATCCCGCCACCGAAATCAATGTGCTAGCGCTCGACCGGCCGGACGATATGGCCGAGGACGTCAAGGACACCCTCGAGGCGATGGGCGGCGCGACGCGGATCGGTGAGGTCATCGTCCGCGTGCTCGAGGAGTACATCGAGAAGCACACCGACCCCGAAGGTGAGCCCGAATTCGCTGCAGGAAGCTATCTTCGGGCCAACGGCGGGCTCGAGCCGACTTCCGCGCAACGCGAGATCGAGGTCGTCGACTCGTACTCCATGTCGTTGACCCTCAGCATCGCGGCGCTGGGTTTCCTTCGTGTCTTCAGAGGGTTTGTGCAGGGACAGACCTACGATGAAGCCAAGGAACTCGGCGAACGCATCCACGTGCTCAGCGCGAAGATCAGTATCCGGCTGACGTCGGCGATGGTCGGTCTGCTGCGAAGTTTCGTGGTCAACACGGTGTCGACGAAGTCGGAACCGGGCGAGACGATCGTCAGAATGTTGAACCAGACCGGTCAGCCTCCGAAGGTGATGGCGGAGAACATTATTCGCGGTCTGGAACCGGTGCGTACCCAGCTGCGCGGCATCAAGCTCGCTACTGTTCCCGGTGCCGAACTCGGTGCCGAAGACATGCTCTTCGAGTGTGGTTGGACCTGGGGCATCGCCAAGAAGGCCGACAGTATCGATTTCGTGCAGGCCAAGATCGCCGATCAGCCCGGCACCGCGGATCCACGCCCATATCTGTATTTCAGCGTCGTCGCGCTCGACGGCATCAACGACCTCACCTCGCAGCGGACCCGGCAGTTGGACCTGCTCGACGAGACCCAGCGCAGGTTGGCCGAGGCGTTGCAGACGCGCTGGCATCTCACGCAGCTCTACTGGTCGACCGTTGCCCGGTTCGGCGCCGGTCGCTGGCCGCTGGAAGACATCCCGTGGCGAACCTCCGACGGTCAGGAATCCGACTACTACAGCCTCGTCGTTTCCGCGGTGCTGATCCAGGATCTGGTCAACCGCACCGCCAATGACGAGGATCTGACACGAGCGGTGGAGATCTTCGACGAATTGGCCCGGCGTGGCCGGATTACCCGACGCGTCACCAAGGACGACCCCTCGGTGGCTGTGCATGTGCCCGGGGTGCGGATGTCACTGGTCGGCACCGAGGACATCGGCGAGGGCCCCAGGCTGTCCTGGATTGTCTCCGACTTCGCGCCGGTGCTGCTCAAACGAATTCTGCAGGCGGCAAGATTGTCCGGCAATGTGACCGCCCGCGACCGTTTGATGGAACTCGCGAAATCGGTGATGGAGCACCTGGATTCGCGGGTCATCCAGGAGGGGCCGGCCGCCGGCCTGTGGGACGATTCCGCACGCGCCTTCGGTCTGACGGACACCTCGCCGTCGCAGCCGTCGTGGTATCTGACGGAGCGGGTGATCGAGGGTCTCGTCACCGCCGACCGCACCTATCGCTCGCTGCCCTTGCGTCCGGTGACACTGGTCGATGACGCGGTGGCGCTGCTCAACGAGGCCGAACATTTGCTCAATCGTGAATTGCTCGAGGTCAATGCCGCCGACTTCACGGCCAACCGAAGGGCTCTCGCGCGGATCGAGCGCCATCTCGACCGAGCACGACGGTTGATCGACGAAAGGCCGGGAACCGCAGTCGTTCTCACGATGCGAGCGCTGGACCAACTCGACGAGTTGGCTTACGCCGACCAGGACGCGATGAGGAGCAACTGA